From a single Papaver somniferum cultivar HN1 unplaced genomic scaffold, ASM357369v1 unplaced-scaffold_19, whole genome shotgun sequence genomic region:
- the LOC113338402 gene encoding protein DETOXIFICATION 33-like, whose amino-acid sequence MDDSDSNFSVPLLTNRNEISDPVSFCRKVWEESKMVWYIAGPCILSAIFQYSLAFTTQTWVGHVGTLELAAFGLQNLVISGLTYGITLGMGSALETLCGQAYGAGKLTILGIYLQRSWVILLGTALPLTLISVFATPILLVLGQKEEIAELAGTYSIWMIPQLYMYALNFPMQRF is encoded by the exons ATGGATGATTCAGATTCAAACTTCTCAGTTCCTTTGTTAACAAACAGAAATGAAATTTCTGATCCAGTATCCTTCTGTCGAAAAGTTTGGGAAGAAAGTAAGATGGTATGGTACATAGCAGGACCGTGCATATTAAGTGCAATATTTCAATACTCTCTTGCTTTCACCACTCAAACATGGGTTGGTCATGTTGGTACGCTTGAACTTGCTGCTTTTGGTCTTCAAAACTTGGTCATTTCTGGGCTCACCTATGGCATCACG TTGGGTATGGGAAGTGCATTAGAAACATTATGCGGACAAGCCTATGGAGCAGGAAAACTAACAATTCTGGGGATATACCTACAGAGATCATGGGTAATTCTGCTCGGAACCGCATTACCATTAACACTAATCTCAGTATTTGCAACACCAATTCTACTGGTTTTAGGCCAGAAAGAGGAGATTGCAGAATTAGCTGGTACATATTCTATATGGATGATACCACAGTTATACATGTACGCACTGAATTTTCCTATGCAGAGATTTTGA